The Enterobacter asburiae genomic sequence ACCCCACCCACTGCACGCCCACCTGACCGTGGATCAGGCGTTCGTCGATGCGGCATAAGACAATGTTTGGCATAGCGTTTTCCTCTTTTTTAATTATGCGTCTTGAGTCGTTACGCCTTCGCAGGCGGCGTGGTACTGCTGGAGTATGTCCTGAATGTGGTCGATGATGAGTTCCCGTGGCGTTGACTTGAGAGCGCCCTCGCGAACTTTACTGTACTGCAGCGGCAGGTACTGGCTGATCAGCGGCAGGGGAACAGGCTCGTCTGCCAGGTTACGCACCAGCCGTGCAAAGGCGTCGTCAATCTGGCTGTCCGGCCAGTAGTAGCGCACGCGGTCAGAGTAGCTGTAGCCGCGCGCCAGGCGACGCGCGTTGCCGTCACCGTGGTAATGGCTTTGCCAGTATTCCGGGCGGTCGAGCATGACGTTTTCCAGCACGTGACGCAGGCCGGAGCTGGCTTTTGCCGGCAGCAGCTCCTCTTCAATGGCGGCCAGCGAGAACAGCGCCTCGCGCAGGGCGAAGGTCAGGGCGGGGCCAACTTTCAGAATGGCAAAGTGATCGTTAACCAGCTGGCGCAGCGCCTGCGGCGTCTGGTAGTCGGTGGAGTGCGCTTCAAACACCAGCGTGTCGTAGGCTTCAACCATTTTGCTCAGGGCAACGGCTTTCTGCGGCTGATAGTCGCAGACGTGCGCGTGGTCGAACTCCACGCCAGGCTGGACCACCAGGCCAATAATGCGCGGCCAGATGTCGCTCAAACCTTCCTTTTCGAACGCGTGACGATGCGCTTCAAGCGTGGCGCGGGCCGCGTCCGGCGTGGTGACGGCAAGTTCGGT encodes the following:
- the kbaZ gene encoding tagatose-bisphosphate aldolase subunit KbaZ, which encodes MKHLTEMVEQHKRGNSNGIYAVCSAHPLVLEAAIRYAHSHQSPLLIEATSNQVDQFGGYTGMTPADFHGFVCKLAESLGFPTSQLILGGDHLGPNRWQNLPAEQAMANADDLIKSYVSAGFKKIHLDCSMSCEDDPVPLTDAIVAGRAARLAKIAEATCREQFGESDLVYVIGTEVPVPGGAHETLTELAVTTPDAARATLEAHRHAFEKEGLSDIWPRIIGLVVQPGVEFDHAHVCDYQPQKAVALSKMVEAYDTLVFEAHSTDYQTPQALRQLVNDHFAILKVGPALTFALREALFSLAAIEEELLPAKASSGLRHVLENVMLDRPEYWQSHYHGDGNARRLARGYSYSDRVRYYWPDSQIDDAFARLVRNLADEPVPLPLISQYLPLQYSKVREGALKSTPRELIIDHIQDILQQYHAACEGVTTQDA